The Bacteroidota bacterium genome has a window encoding:
- a CDS encoding cytochrome c oxidase subunit 3: protein MANHAAVAESGQSVWGGGRSPFQVSWGKMFMWFFLVSDAFTFSSLLIAYGYMRHRFTEIWPKPGDVFTHFPFIHGHVPLAYVGLMTFILIMSSVTMVLAVDAGHSLKKNGVIRWLWLTIIGGFMFLGSQAWEWYHFIHGSEKGSFILADGRFARTDDLEPGTLIFHDHSKVEGAEAQELMSTAVRNIQGANLKENEYGRTPLFANFFFFITGFHGFHVFSGVVLNIIVLALVYQNFCEKKKDYELVEKVGLYWHFVDLVWVFVFTFFYLV from the coding sequence ATGGCCAATCACGCTGCCGTAGCCGAATCCGGACAGTCCGTCTGGGGAGGCGGTCGCTCACCTTTCCAGGTAAGCTGGGGGAAGATGTTCATGTGGTTCTTCCTCGTATCCGACGCCTTCACGTTTTCCAGTCTTCTGATCGCATATGGTTATATGCGTCACCGCTTCACGGAGATCTGGCCGAAGCCGGGCGACGTATTCACGCACTTCCCGTTCATCCATGGGCACGTGCCTCTGGCGTACGTCGGTCTGATGACCTTCATCCTGATCATGTCTTCCGTGACCATGGTGCTCGCCGTTGACGCCGGACACAGTCTGAAAAAGAACGGTGTGATCCGCTGGTTGTGGCTGACCATTATCGGTGGCTTCATGTTCCTTGGCTCTCAGGCATGGGAATGGTATCACTTCATTCACGGTTCTGAAAAAGGTTCTTTCATCCTCGCCGACGGCCGTTTTGCCCGTACCGATGATCTGGAACCGGGCACGCTGATCTTCCACGACCATTCGAAAGTGGAAGGCGCCGAAGCCCAGGAACTCATGTCAACGGCGGTTCGCAATATCCAGGGCGCGAACCTGAAGGAGAATGAATACGGCCGTACACCCCTCTTCGCCAATTTCTTCTTCTTCATCACCGGCTTCCACGGTTTCCACGTATTCAGCGGCGTGGTGCTTAACATCATCGTGCTCGCGCTGGTCTACCAGAATTTCTGCGAAAAGAAAAAGGACTATGAACTGGTCGAAAAAGTAGGTCTCTACTGGCACTTCGTCGACCTGGTCTGGGTCTTCGTGTTTACCTTCTTCTACCTCGTCTGA
- a CDS encoding SCO family protein, which yields MAARWKRLAVPLIILAFPVAFWLIISRGENHLKRLPVIGPADVAANGDTIYHTIADFSLTNQEGKVITQADLTGKIYVANFFFATCPTICPKMNENFRKVQQEFKGSNDVRMVSYTVDPEQDSVPALKAYAEKMYADNSFWWFLTGNKDSIYTLARESYLVPAASGKTAEDFFHSDQLILIDKEKRIRGLYDGMDPYAVDTLIAEMKVLLHEYVEEK from the coding sequence ATGGCTGCCCGTTGGAAGCGGCTGGCCGTCCCGCTTATCATCCTTGCCTTCCCCGTCGCCTTTTGGCTGATTATCTCGCGCGGGGAAAACCACTTGAAACGGCTGCCCGTCATAGGTCCTGCCGATGTTGCCGCCAACGGCGATACCATTTACCATACGATTGCCGATTTTTCCCTCACCAATCAGGAGGGAAAGGTCATTACACAGGCTGATCTCACCGGCAAGATCTACGTCGCCAATTTCTTTTTCGCCACTTGTCCCACCATCTGTCCTAAGATGAACGAAAACTTCCGGAAAGTGCAGCAGGAATTCAAGGGAAGCAACGACGTGCGGATGGTGTCCTATACCGTTGACCCCGAACAGGACTCGGTTCCTGCCCTGAAAGCCTACGCCGAGAAGATGTACGCCGACAATTCCTTCTGGTGGTTCCTGACCGGTAACAAGGATTCAATCTATACCCTGGCCCGAGAATCCTACCTCGTGCCGGCGGCTTCCGGTAAGACAGCCGAAGATTTCTTCCATTCCGATCAGCTCATCCTCATCGATAAGGAGAAACGCATTCGCGGCTTGTACGACGGCATGGACCCTTACGCGGTCGATACCCTTATCGCCGAAATGAAGGTGCTCCTGCACGAGTACGTCGAGGAAAAGTAA
- a CDS encoding DUF420 domain-containing protein — protein MHSTSLNKANDRPVYWIIGIFSVVVFALVAVLGRLPKVPDHPAWVEQLPAFNAIINGTCFFLLLASLWFIRKRNIPMHRRLNLLASALSVIFLASYVTFHYFVEETRFPADDPLRPVYLVILATHILLAAIVLPLVLLSLYRGLTNQVDRHRKIVRWSYPVWLYVTFTGVIVYLMIAPHYRF, from the coding sequence ATGCATTCAACTTCTCTCAACAAGGCCAACGATCGCCCGGTCTATTGGATCATCGGGATATTCTCGGTGGTCGTCTTTGCCCTGGTAGCCGTACTCGGTCGACTTCCGAAAGTACCCGATCATCCGGCCTGGGTCGAACAACTGCCGGCGTTCAATGCGATCATCAACGGCACTTGCTTTTTCCTCTTGTTGGCATCCCTCTGGTTTATCCGAAAGCGCAACATTCCGATGCATCGCCGGCTGAACCTGCTGGCCTCGGCTTTATCGGTCATTTTCCTGGCTTCTTACGTGACCTTCCATTACTTCGTGGAAGAAACGCGCTTTCCGGCCGATGATCCACTGCGGCCCGTATACCTCGTCATTCTTGCTACCCACATCCTCCTGGCGGCCATTGTCCTCCCGCTCGTTTTGCTATCTTTGTATCGCGGATTGACCAACCAGGTTGATCGTCATCGGAAAATCGTCCGCTGGTCGTATCCGGTCTGGTTGTATGTAACCTTCACTGGTGTGATTGTCTACCTGATGATCGCGCCCCATTATCGTTTCTGA
- a CDS encoding glycosyltransferase family 4 protein: MSKVHLVTPHFAPEITAAAHRMEALANTLSREHQVIVYALTERGVTPAEKEVMLSDNLTVRYIALPEYPKALFFLRAFVEAWYSVRLAFAATRRRSDWLIATSPFMFLIPAIAFFGRGRRKIMDVRDLVWCYMPDRNIFQRAIRSLLQRVIVRSLRKFDHITVTNSSEEQWMIRTAAVPRARLSIVSNGLSQDRFRRLSNIAYYPPEHPLVITYIGNIGNGQDLGPVIDVVRHLPDVKLNLIGDGIELERYRKYIRQENIRNVQFFGKMKWNRLLPFYQTSSILLARLGKNYQSALPSKLFEYLATGLPVLFYGNGEAARFLKDFENVFIVRQEDQEELRRAIRQLQTLTPPRSFANILRVESNFIREHLNLRYLDLLKDPAERVTVLEPIGMDAQSRADWSLREA, from the coding sequence ATGTCAAAGGTCCACCTGGTCACACCGCACTTTGCGCCGGAAATCACCGCCGCGGCACATCGCATGGAAGCGTTGGCGAACACGCTTTCCCGCGAGCACCAGGTTATCGTGTATGCACTGACTGAACGCGGGGTCACACCCGCCGAGAAGGAAGTGATGCTGTCGGACAACCTGACGGTGCGCTACATCGCGCTGCCGGAATACCCCAAGGCCTTATTCTTCCTTCGCGCATTCGTGGAAGCCTGGTATTCGGTTCGCCTGGCCTTTGCGGCCACACGGCGCCGTTCCGATTGGCTGATCGCGACTTCGCCCTTCATGTTCCTCATTCCGGCTATCGCGTTCTTCGGTCGCGGAAGAAGGAAGATCATGGATGTCCGCGACCTCGTATGGTGCTACATGCCGGACCGTAACATCTTCCAGCGGGCCATTCGCTCCCTCTTGCAACGCGTGATCGTACGGTCCCTGCGGAAATTCGACCACATCACCGTAACCAACAGCAGCGAAGAACAGTGGATGATCCGAACGGCGGCTGTTCCTCGTGCCCGGCTGAGCATAGTAAGCAACGGACTTTCGCAGGATCGATTCCGCAGACTCAGTAATATCGCCTACTATCCGCCGGAGCACCCGTTGGTCATTACCTACATCGGTAACATCGGCAATGGACAGGACCTGGGGCCTGTGATCGATGTGGTGCGCCATTTGCCGGACGTGAAATTGAACCTGATCGGCGATGGCATCGAATTGGAACGCTACCGAAAATACATCCGGCAGGAAAACATCCGCAACGTGCAGTTTTTCGGAAAGATGAAGTGGAATCGTCTGTTGCCGTTCTATCAGACTTCATCCATTCTCCTCGCACGTCTCGGCAAGAATTATCAGAGCGCGTTGCCCAGTAAATTGTTCGAGTATTTGGCCACCGGATTACCGGTCTTGTTCTACGGCAACGGGGAGGCCGCCCGCTTCCTGAAAGACTTCGAAAATGTATTCATCGTTCGGCAGGAGGATCAGGAAGAATTGCGCCGCGCGATCCGGCAACTGCAGACGCTGACTCCGCCCCGCTCATTCGCTAATATCCTGCGTGTGGAGTCCAATTTCATCCGGGAGCACCTGAACCTCCGCTACCTTGATTTGTTAAAAGATCCAGCGGAACGGGTTACGGTTCTCGAGCCCATCGGGATGGATGCTCAGAGCAGAGCGGATTGGTCCCTTCGGGAGGCCTGA
- a CDS encoding heme-copper oxidase subunit III: MTASTEQSGFDKVKAQRGLMWFGIISIVMLFAGLTSAYIVRMGDGKWVQFALPNTFIISTLVILASSVPMQWAVKSAEKGNQKNLVTALWLTLLLGIGFVLVQYIAWTELFSQGIALTGRIKDIKTTDIVYVPSGKETFEQAGDAGNVAGSFLYVITGLHIVHLLGGMIALFIVIWRANRKKYTVEKHNGVRMCALYWHFLSGLWLYLFFFLLYVR, encoded by the coding sequence ATGACGGCAAGCACAGAACAGTCCGGATTCGATAAGGTGAAAGCGCAGCGCGGACTGATGTGGTTCGGCATCATCAGCATCGTCATGCTCTTCGCCGGCCTGACCTCCGCTTACATCGTGCGGATGGGAGACGGCAAATGGGTGCAGTTCGCTCTCCCGAATACGTTTATCATCAGTACCCTGGTCATTCTTGCCAGCAGCGTGCCGATGCAATGGGCGGTCAAGTCGGCCGAAAAGGGTAACCAAAAAAACCTGGTCACCGCCCTGTGGCTGACACTCCTGCTGGGTATCGGCTTCGTCTTGGTTCAGTACATCGCCTGGACCGAGCTTTTCTCCCAGGGTATCGCGCTCACCGGCCGGATCAAAGACATCAAGACCACCGACATCGTTTACGTCCCTTCCGGAAAGGAAACCTTTGAACAGGCTGGCGACGCCGGTAATGTAGCCGGTTCGTTTCTCTATGTCATTACCGGCCTACATATTGTTCACCTCTTGGGCGGTATGATCGCCCTATTTATTGTAATTTGGCGCGCAAATCGAAAGAAATACACGGTTGAAAAGCATAATGGCGTGAGGATGTGCGCACTATACTGGCACTTCCTTTCAGGCTTGTGGCTGTACCTGTTTTTCTTTTTACTTTACGTCCGCTAA
- a CDS encoding rhodanese-related sulfurtransferase, translated as MQGYNTFDRDTLIRQLEAENQPRTTLSFYRYVNIDDPSALRQRLFTEWPGMGIRGRIYLAKEGVNAQLSLPAARLDEFRAWIDACPGFEQIPFKIAVEDDGKSFLKLIVKVKKKIVADGLDDDAFDTTNVGRHLDAKSWNDALAQPDTIVVDMRNCYESEVGRFPGALCPDVVTFREELPLVLDSLKGKEQSKVLLYCTGGVRCEKASAFLRHHGFEDVNQLHGGIIDYTRQVRAEGLENRFIGKNFVFDERMGERISDDVIAHCHQCGKPADTHVNCANEACHVLFIQCSECAAKMEQCCSVECRDEVHLPLAEQKARRKGRHTEVHQLYRPTIQRLEE; from the coding sequence ATGCAAGGTTATAACACCTTCGATCGCGACACCCTGATCCGGCAGTTGGAAGCGGAGAATCAACCGCGTACTACGCTGTCATTTTACCGGTATGTCAACATCGACGATCCTTCCGCGCTGCGCCAGCGGCTGTTCACCGAATGGCCGGGCATGGGGATTCGTGGTCGGATCTATTTGGCGAAGGAGGGAGTGAATGCACAGTTGTCGTTACCGGCCGCGCGTCTCGACGAATTCCGTGCCTGGATCGATGCCTGCCCCGGCTTCGAACAAATCCCGTTCAAGATCGCCGTGGAGGATGACGGAAAGTCTTTTCTCAAGCTGATCGTCAAGGTGAAGAAAAAGATCGTGGCCGACGGCCTCGATGATGACGCATTCGACACGACGAACGTCGGTCGTCACCTCGACGCGAAATCCTGGAATGACGCACTGGCGCAACCCGATACCATCGTGGTCGACATGCGCAATTGTTACGAGAGCGAAGTGGGCCGCTTTCCCGGCGCCCTTTGTCCGGACGTCGTCACCTTCCGCGAAGAACTGCCGCTCGTACTCGATAGCCTGAAAGGCAAGGAGCAAAGCAAAGTGTTGTTGTATTGCACCGGCGGTGTACGGTGTGAGAAAGCCAGCGCTTTTTTAAGGCATCATGGTTTCGAAGACGTGAATCAACTGCACGGCGGGATCATCGACTACACCCGGCAGGTGAGGGCGGAGGGTTTGGAGAACCGTTTCATCGGAAAGAATTTCGTCTTCGACGAACGCATGGGCGAGCGGATCTCCGACGATGTCATCGCGCATTGTCACCAGTGCGGAAAGCCCGCCGACACCCACGTGAACTGCGCCAACGAAGCCTGTCACGTGCTTTTTATCCAGTGTTCCGAATGCGCCGCGAAGATGGAACAATGCTGCTCCGTCGAATGCCGCGACGAAGTCCACCTCCCGCTGGCCGAGCAAAAGGCCCGCCGCAAAGGCCGGCACACCGAAGTGCACCAACTTTACCGGCCCACGATTCAGCGACTGGAGGAGTAG
- a CDS encoding cytochrome C oxidase subunit IV family protein, which translates to MSDIHHEVISHASEDKAHSALNTKVIWKVFWILLGVTIFEVGIAFTSISPTILMYIFIALTIVKSYYIVGYFMHMKFEVMPFQWSVLLPFILIVYLIFIALYEGSALSMAGTSVGY; encoded by the coding sequence ATGTCTGATATCCATCACGAAGTCATCTCCCACGCCAGCGAAGACAAGGCGCACTCTGCCTTGAATACCAAAGTGATCTGGAAAGTATTCTGGATCCTGCTTGGCGTGACCATCTTCGAAGTCGGCATCGCGTTCACCTCGATCTCACCGACGATCCTGATGTACATCTTCATCGCCCTGACGATCGTTAAGTCATACTACATCGTCGGCTACTTCATGCACATGAAGTTCGAGGTGATGCCGTTCCAGTGGTCGGTGTTGCTGCCGTTCATCCTGATCGTGTACCTGATCTTCATCGCCCTCTACGAAGGCTCCGCGCTCAGTATGGCAGGTACATCCGTCGGATACTGA
- the cyoE gene encoding protoheme IX farnesyltransferase produces MAQKSIALSDKPVTLSARIQDYIQLTKFRLSSLVVFSAATGYIIAEGADFQWSTLLLLMLGGFLVTGSSNAFNQVIERDLDKLMDRTANRPLPAGRMSVPEALVASVLMGVSGVLILWLGINALCGILSLVSLVIYTTIYTPAKRVTPFAVLIGAFPGAFPPLLGWVAGKGEIGLEALILYALQFIWQFPHFWAIAWVLHDDYLKAGFRMLPGPHGRDRSSAFQTMVYTLGLVPMAFLPLAFHFTGWFTALLLAACGIYFSLQAIRLYRSLEIKDAQKLMFGSFIYLPVVQLIWMLDKLV; encoded by the coding sequence ATGGCGCAAAAATCAATCGCTTTATCGGATAAACCCGTGACCCTCTCGGCACGCATCCAGGATTACATCCAGCTCACGAAGTTTCGGCTCTCTTCCCTGGTAGTATTCTCAGCGGCAACGGGTTACATCATCGCGGAAGGCGCTGACTTTCAGTGGTCTACTTTATTGTTGCTCATGCTCGGCGGCTTCCTGGTAACGGGGTCGTCCAACGCGTTCAACCAGGTCATTGAGCGTGATCTGGATAAATTGATGGACCGAACGGCCAATCGCCCGCTACCCGCCGGCAGGATGTCCGTCCCCGAAGCCCTTGTTGCTTCCGTTCTGATGGGTGTCTCGGGGGTCTTGATATTGTGGTTGGGAATCAATGCCTTGTGCGGAATTCTCAGTCTGGTCAGTCTGGTCATTTATACGACCATCTACACGCCCGCAAAGCGGGTGACTCCATTCGCGGTATTGATCGGCGCGTTCCCGGGAGCTTTTCCGCCCCTGCTGGGCTGGGTGGCCGGTAAAGGTGAGATCGGACTCGAGGCACTCATCCTGTACGCCCTTCAGTTCATCTGGCAGTTCCCGCACTTTTGGGCGATTGCCTGGGTCTTGCACGATGATTACCTGAAGGCCGGCTTCCGCATGTTGCCCGGACCCCACGGGCGCGATCGTTCTTCAGCGTTTCAGACCATGGTGTACACGCTCGGTCTGGTACCCATGGCTTTTCTGCCATTGGCATTTCACTTCACCGGTTGGTTCACCGCCTTGCTGCTGGCAGCCTGTGGAATCTACTTTTCCCTGCAGGCAATCCGCCTCTATCGTTCGCTCGAAATCAAAGACGCACAGAAACTCATGTTCGGATCCTTCATTTACCTACCGGTTGTGCAGTTGATCTGGATGCTCGATAAACTCGTCTGA
- a CDS encoding T9SS type A sorting domain-containing protein: MIKQLRNTIAAFALAALPFGASAQTVLFTEDFASQSLPAGWTNDSLGNVPALAWEFNNPFARAITGAGFDANFAIFDSDQGSTDDGIDELASLTTPSIDISTATISLFIEVDEQYRSLLGPGQGGSARHIEYSTDGGATWTTLVLDSVDLGYPNPAVHSSYDISSLIGTATALQVRFTWTGSWDWWWALDNVEVISYPNCTAPPVAGDATSSSVLVCANENFLLELVGNDNGIGITYQWQNSPDGSTWTDIPGATASSLDTNQSSMTYYQCLVTCSGSTTPSGSIMVDNKPAYLCPCPGDHGGVDCLGVNSEIDNVTITGTSLNNSSGCDQQTGVAYTYWPVTASTTAELVRGNAYDFSVTTNDDNIISIWIDFNANGDLAADEWVQVCTTSIAGTPNTVNWTIPGGATQGPAIMRVRSRLVNNTNDATSSCLTFGSGETEDYLIGLDFNVGTIAPELNGSVLYPNPTNGLLNVFFPNMKGQCTVRLFDGMGRQLQMLNNDNLVSLQLDLGAYNNGIYFVKVETPNGSITKPIVLQR; the protein is encoded by the coding sequence ATGATCAAACAACTACGCAACACGATCGCTGCGTTTGCTTTGGCGGCTCTGCCGTTCGGAGCAAGTGCACAAACGGTTCTCTTTACAGAGGACTTTGCTTCCCAAAGTCTGCCGGCAGGCTGGACGAACGACAGTCTGGGTAACGTGCCCGCACTCGCCTGGGAATTCAACAATCCGTTTGCCCGTGCCATCACCGGCGCCGGCTTTGATGCCAACTTTGCCATCTTCGATTCCGACCAGGGCAGCACAGACGACGGTATCGACGAACTCGCCAGCCTCACCACGCCGAGCATCGACATCAGTACGGCTACGATCTCGCTCTTCATCGAAGTGGACGAGCAGTACCGATCGCTCCTTGGCCCGGGACAAGGCGGCTCCGCTCGTCACATCGAATATTCGACCGATGGCGGCGCGACCTGGACGACCTTAGTGTTAGACAGTGTGGATCTTGGCTACCCGAATCCGGCGGTCCATTCAAGCTACGATATCAGCAGCCTCATCGGCACCGCGACCGCGCTTCAAGTGCGCTTCACCTGGACCGGTTCCTGGGACTGGTGGTGGGCACTCGACAATGTCGAAGTCATCAGCTACCCGAACTGCACCGCGCCTCCGGTGGCCGGAGACGCCACGTCGTCTTCGGTGCTGGTCTGTGCCAACGAGAACTTCCTGCTCGAACTTGTCGGCAACGACAACGGCATCGGCATCACCTATCAGTGGCAGAACTCGCCGGACGGCAGCACCTGGACCGATATTCCCGGTGCCACCGCCTCCTCGCTCGACACCAACCAGTCGTCCATGACCTACTACCAGTGCCTGGTTACCTGCTCCGGCAGCACCACGCCTTCCGGTTCCATCATGGTCGATAACAAGCCCGCTTACCTCTGTCCCTGCCCAGGTGACCATGGAGGCGTGGATTGTCTGGGTGTGAACTCCGAGATCGACAACGTCACCATCACCGGCACCTCGCTGAACAACAGCTCCGGTTGTGACCAGCAGACCGGTGTGGCGTACACCTACTGGCCGGTGACAGCATCGACTACCGCGGAGCTGGTACGCGGCAATGCGTACGATTTCAGCGTCACCACCAACGACGACAACATCATCTCGATCTGGATCGACTTCAACGCCAACGGCGACCTCGCTGCGGACGAGTGGGTACAGGTTTGCACGACCTCTATCGCCGGCACTCCCAACACAGTGAACTGGACCATTCCGGGCGGCGCCACCCAGGGCCCCGCGATCATGCGTGTGCGTTCCCGCCTGGTGAACAATACCAACGACGCTACCAGCTCCTGCCTGACCTTCGGTTCCGGTGAAACGGAAGACTACCTGATCGGCCTCGACTTCAATGTCGGTACCATCGCGCCGGAACTCAACGGCTCGGTGCTCTACCCGAACCCCACCAATGGACTGCTCAACGTGTTCTTCCCGAACATGAAGGGTCAGTGCACGGTTCGTCTGTTCGACGGCATGGGCCGCCAGTTGCAAATGCTCAACAACGATAACCTCGTCAGCCTCCAGCTCGACCTGGGTGCTTACAACAACGGTATCTACTTCGTAAAAGTGGAAACTCCGAACGGCTCGATCACCAAGCCGATCGTGTTGCAGCGTTAA